The window CATTAAAAGTATTAGAAACATTTGATCAAGAAAAAATTGATTACATTGTACATCAAATGGCAATGGCAGGGTTAGATCAACATATGCCACTAGCTAAAATGGCTGTTGAAGAAACTGGCCGTGGAGTTTACGAAGACAAATGTATTAAAAATATGTTTGCAACGGAATCTATTTGGAACTCAATTAAACATAATAAAACAGTTGGTGTCATCAGTGATGACCAACAAACTCAAATCACTGAAGTTGCGACTCCAGTTGGCGTTGTTTGTGGGGTAACTCCTGTTACTAATCCGACTTCAACAACAATGTTTAAAGCTATTATCTCACTTAAAACACGTAACCCAATTATTTTTGCTTTCCATCCATCAGCACAAAAATGTTCATCAGCTGCTGCTAAAGTATTATATGATGCAGCAATCAAAGCTGGTGCTCCAGAAGGATGTATCCAATGGGTTGAACAACCTTCAATTGAAGCAACAAACACATTAATGAATCACCCTGATATTGCAATTGTTTTAGCAACTGGTGGATCTGGAATGGTTAAATCAGCTTATTCAACTGGTAAACCAGCTCTTGGAGTTGGACCTGGTAACGTACCAAGTTATATCGAAAAAACAGCTAAAATCAAACGTGCAGTTAATGATGTGATTGCATCAAAATCATTTGATAATGGAATGATCTGTGCTTCAGAGCAAGCAGTAATCGTTGATAAAGAAATTTACAATGAAGTGAAAGCTGAATTTGAAAAACATCAAGTATACGTTGTAAAACCAAATGAATTAGCTAAGTTAGAAGCAGTTGTTATGAATGAAGGTAAATATGCAGTTAATGCAGCAATTGTTGGAAAACCAGCTTATGAAATTGCTAAATTAGCCGGTATTAATGTACCAGAAAAAACTAAAATCTTAATCGCTGAAATCGATGGTGCTGGTGAAAAATATCCATTATCACGTGAAAAATTATCTCCAGTATTAGCGATGATTAAAGCAACTAGTACAGAACATGCATTTGAATTATGTGACACAATGCTTGAACTAGGCGGATTAGGTCACTCTGCAGCAATTCATACCTTAAATGACGATCTTGCTCGTGAGTTTGGTATCCAAATGAAAGCTTGTCGTATTCTTGTTAACTCTCCGACTGCCCAAGGCGGTATTGGTGACTTATATAACAACATGATTCCTTCATTAACATTAGGTTGTGGTTCTTACGGTAAGAACTCTGTTTCTAAAAACGTATCAACAATTAACTTAATGAACGTCAAAACAATCGCGAAACGGAGAAATAATATGCAATGGTTTAGACTTCCTTCAAAAATCTATTTTGAAAAAAATTCATTACAATATTTACAAAAAATGGAAAACGTAGAACGCGTCTTCTTAGTATGTGATCCAGGTATGGTTCAATTTGGCTATGCTGACTTAGTTATGAAAGAATTAAACAAACGCAACAACAGCGTTCAAGTTGAAGTATTCTCGCAAGTTGAGCCTAACCCATCTACAAATACTGTTGAAAAAGGTACTGAAGCAATGTTAGCCTTCAATCCAGACACAATCATCGCTCTTGGTGGTGGTTCGGCAATGGATGCTGCTAAAGGTATGTGGTTATTCTTTGAAAAACCAGAAACTGAATTCTTTGGCGCTAAACAAAAATTCTTAGATATTCGCAAACGTACGTACAAAATCCCAGCATTAACAAAAACACAATTTGTCTGTATCCCAACAACTTCTGGTACTGGTTCTGAAGTAACGCCATTTGCGGTTATTACAGATAGTGAAACACATGTTAAATACCCATTAGCAGATTATGCATTAACACCAGATGTAGCAATCA is drawn from Carnobacterium gallinarum DSM 4847 and contains these coding sequences:
- the adhE gene encoding bifunctional acetaldehyde-CoA/alcohol dehydrogenase, giving the protein MAKTKTEKTVAVEENNVQTTIDALATKGQAALKVLETFDQEKIDYIVHQMAMAGLDQHMPLAKMAVEETGRGVYEDKCIKNMFATESIWNSIKHNKTVGVISDDQQTQITEVATPVGVVCGVTPVTNPTSTTMFKAIISLKTRNPIIFAFHPSAQKCSSAAAKVLYDAAIKAGAPEGCIQWVEQPSIEATNTLMNHPDIAIVLATGGSGMVKSAYSTGKPALGVGPGNVPSYIEKTAKIKRAVNDVIASKSFDNGMICASEQAVIVDKEIYNEVKAEFEKHQVYVVKPNELAKLEAVVMNEGKYAVNAAIVGKPAYEIAKLAGINVPEKTKILIAEIDGAGEKYPLSREKLSPVLAMIKATSTEHAFELCDTMLELGGLGHSAAIHTLNDDLAREFGIQMKACRILVNSPTAQGGIGDLYNNMIPSLTLGCGSYGKNSVSKNVSTINLMNVKTIAKRRNNMQWFRLPSKIYFEKNSLQYLQKMENVERVFLVCDPGMVQFGYADLVMKELNKRNNSVQVEVFSQVEPNPSTNTVEKGTEAMLAFNPDTIIALGGGSAMDAAKGMWLFFEKPETEFFGAKQKFLDIRKRTYKIPALTKTQFVCIPTTSGTGSEVTPFAVITDSETHVKYPLADYALTPDVAIIDPQFVMSVPKSVTADTGMDVLTHAIESYVSVMASDYTRGLSLQAIKLVFENLRNSYDLANEEAREKMHNASTMAGMAFANAFLGINHSIAHKIGGEYNIPHGRTNAILMPHVIRYNAKDPSKHALFPKYEFFRADEDYADIARFMGFKGKNTAELVESLVQEIIKLGKDVNIDMSLKGQGVTQEVLDNTVDNMAELAFMDQCTTANPKEPLISELRQIIIDSYKGE